In Thermodesulforhabdus norvegica, a single window of DNA contains:
- the murJ gene encoding murein biosynthesis integral membrane protein MurJ — MILRSRQGITLAAIIISSSILISRFMGLVRDKIISYWFGASIESDIYFTAFVIPDFINYLLAGGYFSITLIPILQELFLKDEKEAWDFFFCALFWTTLIAVLITLIMEITAPMVIPGIAPGFDEAAIRRLTLFVRIILPAQIFFISGAFFNGLLYLKKHFIIPSLAPLLYNLFIISGGIMLRRHGMIGFCWGVLLGAFVGSFLLPLITVIINEEMKFSLRLNHPSMKRFIRTALPLMLGQSIVVLDEQFFRIFGSMAGEGAVSRLNYARRLVFVPVGVVAQAAAVASYPFLAELFAKKDYSRFAETLDRAIQKSLFLALALTGILFAVAEPAVGIVFGQGRFLIDDVLQTKTLFRILLVTVPLWTYQQILGRAFYATGDTLTPVAVGTVATFISIPVFHYGRILMGERGIALASVMGLIIYCVGLGSLWRKRFPIRSFEVITCLFRSTLTCIIATVASLVLFQAVKSYFESFCPVIRWLCLGMLTSTAYITVWGTVTMLIGRSDLREFMRIK; from the coding sequence ATGATCTTGCGAAGTCGCCAGGGAATAACCCTTGCGGCAATTATTATAAGCTCAAGCATACTGATCTCCCGTTTCATGGGTCTTGTAAGAGACAAGATCATTTCCTACTGGTTCGGTGCTTCCATTGAATCGGACATCTACTTTACAGCCTTCGTTATTCCGGATTTCATAAACTATCTTCTAGCCGGCGGATATTTCTCTATTACCCTGATCCCCATACTCCAGGAGCTGTTTCTGAAAGACGAAAAAGAAGCCTGGGATTTTTTCTTTTGCGCTCTCTTCTGGACGACTCTTATTGCAGTTCTAATAACCCTTATCATGGAAATTACTGCGCCTATGGTGATCCCCGGAATTGCTCCGGGCTTCGATGAAGCAGCAATAAGACGGCTCACCCTTTTCGTTAGAATCATTCTACCGGCCCAGATATTCTTCATCAGTGGCGCTTTTTTCAACGGGCTTTTGTATCTGAAAAAGCATTTCATAATTCCATCTCTCGCCCCGCTTCTGTACAATCTTTTTATAATCTCCGGCGGCATTATGTTGCGAAGGCACGGCATGATCGGCTTCTGCTGGGGAGTTCTTCTGGGAGCCTTCGTGGGAAGTTTCCTGCTGCCCCTAATTACCGTGATAATCAACGAAGAGATGAAGTTTTCCTTGAGGCTGAACCATCCTTCAATGAAACGCTTCATAAGAACCGCCCTGCCACTCATGCTCGGGCAGTCTATTGTCGTCCTGGACGAACAGTTCTTCAGGATTTTTGGGTCAATGGCCGGAGAAGGTGCCGTAAGCAGGCTGAACTACGCCCGGCGGCTCGTTTTTGTTCCCGTCGGCGTAGTGGCTCAGGCGGCCGCCGTAGCATCCTACCCCTTCCTTGCAGAGCTCTTTGCGAAGAAAGATTATTCCCGATTTGCGGAAACCCTGGACAGGGCAATACAGAAATCCCTTTTCCTCGCATTGGCTCTCACGGGCATACTTTTTGCCGTAGCAGAGCCGGCAGTGGGCATCGTTTTCGGCCAGGGACGTTTTTTGATCGATGATGTCCTCCAGACAAAGACTCTTTTCAGGATTCTTCTGGTAACCGTTCCGCTCTGGACCTATCAGCAAATTCTGGGAAGAGCCTTCTACGCTACAGGCGATACCCTCACACCCGTTGCCGTGGGAACCGTCGCTACCTTTATAAGCATCCCCGTTTTCCATTACGGCAGAATACTGATGGGGGAAAGGGGAATAGCTCTAGCCAGTGTCATGGGGCTGATTATCTACTGCGTCGGTCTGGGAAGCCTGTGGAGAAAAAGATTTCCAATCAGGTCCTTTGAAGTTATTACCTGCTTGTTTCGATCCACCCTGACGTGCATAATTGCTACCGTGGCATCGTTGGTTCTGTTTCAGGCCGTAAAATCGTATTTTGAAAGTTTCTGTCCGGTGATCCGGTGGCTCTGTCTCGGCATGCTTACCTCTACGGCTTACATCACCGTATGGGGAACCGTTACAATGCTAATAGGCAGGTCAGATCTTCGAGAATTTATGAGGATAAAATAA
- a CDS encoding DUF362 domain-containing protein: MTEDAAKVVLRSFIPGNDVVREVLERMDLWDRLDRGARIFVKPNIVVWTRNGNFPKWGVITTSRVIYDVVRWLKERGFENIHIGEGVALVPAHGKHGIIRDAYAMLGYEILQKRYGVVLHDALEGPFDVLDLGDGVRLNVFAPAVESDVVISVPVLKTHAQTRVSLGIKNLKGLIDIRSRKLCHSPRPDFPLDRMIAYIPRAFRRVVVLIDGIYSLERGPSFDGKARRFNVIVGSDDLLAGDMVGARLLGYNPREVPHLLCYAMLTERNIDSIRLQVDGPAVDELASFHPYDFPYTPDNCLPVPLARLGVHGLCYRKYDDTLCTYCSELNGIILTSIARSWKGKPWPKVEVLTGKKMHPTPGMDATILLGKCMSEAHADNPSVKKAITVKTCPPHPKAIVKAFKDAGIELDEGLLTNLEAHAQSFFRKYEGKTEFDESFYRIF, from the coding sequence ATGACAGAAGATGCGGCAAAAGTGGTGCTCAGGTCTTTTATTCCCGGGAATGATGTCGTAAGAGAAGTGCTGGAAAGAATGGATTTATGGGATCGGCTGGATCGAGGGGCCAGGATTTTCGTCAAGCCCAACATAGTGGTGTGGACGAGAAACGGAAATTTCCCGAAATGGGGGGTTATTACCACCAGCCGTGTAATTTACGATGTCGTAAGGTGGTTAAAGGAGCGGGGTTTTGAAAATATACACATAGGAGAAGGCGTTGCTCTCGTTCCCGCTCACGGCAAGCACGGGATCATAAGAGATGCTTATGCGATGCTTGGATATGAAATCCTGCAAAAACGATACGGTGTGGTACTTCATGATGCTCTGGAGGGCCCTTTTGATGTGCTGGATCTCGGCGATGGTGTAAGGCTTAATGTTTTTGCACCCGCCGTAGAAAGCGATGTCGTTATATCCGTTCCGGTTCTGAAGACCCACGCACAGACCAGGGTGAGTCTAGGGATAAAGAACCTTAAGGGCCTGATCGATATCCGCTCTCGCAAACTGTGCCACTCTCCCAGACCGGATTTTCCTCTCGACAGAATGATAGCCTATATTCCCAGAGCGTTCCGCAGGGTTGTTGTGCTGATTGACGGTATCTATTCCCTGGAACGGGGCCCTTCTTTTGACGGAAAGGCCAGAAGGTTTAATGTGATTGTTGGCTCCGATGACCTTCTAGCGGGGGACATGGTAGGAGCCAGGCTTCTGGGGTATAATCCCCGGGAAGTTCCACACCTCCTATGTTATGCAATGCTTACGGAGCGGAATATTGATTCAATTCGCCTGCAGGTAGATGGCCCTGCCGTTGATGAGCTTGCCAGCTTTCATCCTTACGATTTCCCTTATACGCCCGATAATTGTCTTCCGGTGCCTTTAGCACGTCTTGGGGTTCATGGATTGTGCTACAGAAAATACGATGACACGCTATGTACTTACTGTTCTGAGCTTAACGGCATAATACTTACATCCATTGCACGATCCTGGAAGGGCAAACCCTGGCCAAAGGTGGAAGTCCTTACGGGCAAGAAAATGCATCCGACCCCCGGTATGGACGCCACAATCCTTCTGGGAAAGTGTATGTCCGAAGCCCACGCCGACAATCCATCAGTAAAGAAAGCCATAACGGTAAAAACATGTCCGCCTCATCCTAAAGCCATTGTGAAGGCCTTTAAAGATGCGGGGATTGAGCTTGACGAAGGATTGCTCACCAACCTTGAGGCCCATGCCCAATCCTTCTTCAGGAAGTACGAAGGTAAGACCGAGTTTGATGAGTCCTTTTATAGGATTTTTTGA
- a CDS encoding NAD(+)/NADH kinase, giving the protein MTWIEYALIYCKKKPECFNLVASLENFLKNRGVKEIVVIVADNIDSADRRSLLSTATEHRNTSLLIVLGGDGTFLSAVRWLADVPVPVVGINLGSLGFLTEISRQSCFEDLGKIVEGNYVLEERMRFDVKVVRGDEVVYEQTVLNDAVINKGALARIIDLEAYINGCFLTHYRADGLIVSTPTGSTAYNISAGGPIICPTARVAVITPICSFTLSDRPIVIPAPFTIEIFLTSREQEVYLTCDGQTGCYLSPEHVVRINVSEYPLRFIKPPALDFFEILRTKLKWGQPVEPVRQDLTGCK; this is encoded by the coding sequence ATGACTTGGATTGAGTATGCTCTTATTTACTGCAAGAAAAAACCGGAGTGCTTCAATCTCGTCGCCTCCTTGGAAAATTTCTTAAAAAACCGTGGCGTGAAAGAGATAGTGGTGATAGTAGCCGATAATATCGACTCGGCAGACAGAAGAAGCCTGCTCTCCACCGCTACGGAGCACCGTAACACCTCGTTGCTCATTGTACTGGGCGGAGACGGTACTTTTTTAAGTGCCGTAAGGTGGCTTGCCGATGTGCCGGTTCCCGTTGTCGGCATAAACCTGGGAAGTCTGGGTTTCCTTACCGAAATCTCCCGCCAGTCCTGCTTTGAAGATCTCGGCAAGATTGTGGAAGGAAATTACGTATTGGAAGAGCGCATGCGCTTTGATGTAAAGGTGGTCAGGGGGGATGAGGTTGTCTATGAACAAACCGTTTTAAACGATGCCGTCATCAATAAAGGTGCCCTGGCAAGGATTATCGATCTCGAAGCATACATAAATGGATGTTTCCTCACTCACTATCGAGCAGACGGCCTGATAGTATCCACGCCCACCGGATCAACTGCATACAATATCTCTGCCGGTGGTCCCATAATATGCCCAACCGCTCGGGTGGCCGTGATAACACCGATATGCTCCTTTACGCTTTCCGATCGCCCTATAGTCATCCCTGCCCCTTTTACTATTGAAATTTTCCTCACCAGCCGTGAACAGGAAGTTTATCTAACCTGCGATGGGCAAACCGGGTGCTACCTTTCGCCAGAACATGTGGTGCGCATTAATGTATCCGAATACCCTCTTCGTTTTATAAAACCACCGGCTCTTGATTTCTTCGAAATCCTTAGAACCAAGCTTAAGTGGGGACAACCGGTAGAACCCGTTCGACAAGATCTGACAGGTTGTAAGTAG
- a CDS encoding DEAD/DEAH box helicase, producing the protein MRKSRTITARSGFDDEFCIRIHPRVKNQLACIRCPEVAEFKPDPFQVEAIEAIKEADVLVTAPTGAGKTYIAVEAIRDVFDRGGKAWYASPLKALSNAKYEEFGCLFGAENVGILTGDRKENPEAPVIVGTTEILRNQLYDTMHRGDDLDVDLVVLDEAHYLGDEDRGVVWEEVLIYLPPRVRVLLLSATIRNAAEICDWLTWLRGNECRWVNATERPVPLYPLFLFPSGELVPLETPKGFFKKIDTVRPGDFPRFYFPDIPRIMEVLRTANLLPAIFFLKSRADCERAIEMCPPVDHTSLNKSREEFLQRIEELLEIYPFLRNHRHLEILKRSRVGAHHGGQLPYWKVFLEKLMQEGYLEAIFSTSTVAAGVNFPARTVVITQDDRYNGHEFVPLTATELLQMTGRAGRRGMDEVGFVLVVPGPYQDARNIYELLKSPPDPIVSQVRVNFSMVLNLLLSHRPEEIRELFSLSLATFQSMAEERKRKKQITGRLKKEIGRWQKDMACGSFDRLTEIRTRYINLSRRISELKRTWKKSFLPASVEHLLLRGRVVYNRRGVPYVVFERPLPGSDRIKAVRLTIPLKTRKGRVKISEIKISRLASIGGHIPHLPEPADLTSWRNVVESFERSGNFGEHKIKPFPGGPAEEMKELLAHRSELPCERCELYGPCIKETNHPFTGLIYRYERVMENLTSTQDKLWNSFMYHYRFLQREGYVDDEGRLTDDGLWASKLRIDQPLLISECIRRGVFPENDPALLAALIAPFVMDRDRTQDIEMASLVYRYPDLAEPYFRMIQSLQGLRNRLHEWGFMNPPIPFWTVPALYYWARGSSWQHVKEIARVDEGDLVMLIIRTADHLHQIESLVDTHPDLARTAREARTRIMREPVIVV; encoded by the coding sequence ATGAGAAAGTCACGCACAATAACGGCCCGCTCTGGATTCGACGATGAATTTTGTATCAGGATCCATCCTCGTGTGAAAAATCAGCTGGCCTGTATTAGGTGCCCCGAAGTCGCCGAATTCAAACCCGATCCTTTTCAGGTTGAGGCGATAGAGGCAATAAAAGAGGCCGATGTTCTTGTCACGGCACCGACCGGCGCGGGAAAGACTTATATTGCCGTGGAGGCTATACGTGATGTCTTTGACCGTGGAGGAAAGGCCTGGTATGCATCGCCCCTGAAAGCCCTTTCCAACGCTAAGTATGAAGAATTCGGTTGCCTCTTCGGTGCAGAAAATGTGGGCATCCTGACGGGGGATCGTAAAGAGAACCCGGAGGCGCCCGTAATAGTTGGCACAACGGAGATATTGCGAAACCAGCTCTACGATACAATGCATCGGGGCGATGACCTTGATGTGGATCTGGTGGTGCTGGACGAAGCTCACTACCTGGGGGATGAAGACCGGGGTGTTGTCTGGGAAGAAGTGCTCATATATCTTCCGCCGAGAGTAAGAGTATTGCTTCTTTCTGCAACCATCCGAAACGCTGCGGAAATATGTGACTGGCTTACATGGCTCCGGGGAAATGAATGTCGATGGGTGAATGCCACGGAACGCCCTGTTCCACTTTATCCGCTCTTTCTGTTTCCATCCGGGGAGCTTGTTCCACTGGAGACTCCTAAAGGTTTCTTTAAAAAGATTGATACCGTTCGGCCTGGAGATTTTCCGCGCTTTTACTTTCCGGACATTCCCAGGATTATGGAGGTATTGCGGACGGCCAACCTGCTTCCTGCCATATTTTTTCTCAAATCTCGGGCAGATTGCGAGCGAGCCATAGAAATGTGCCCGCCGGTGGACCATACCAGCCTGAACAAAAGCAGAGAAGAATTTCTTCAGAGAATTGAGGAACTGCTCGAGATATACCCCTTTCTGCGAAATCACAGACACCTGGAAATACTGAAAAGGTCTCGTGTGGGGGCTCACCATGGAGGTCAGCTACCTTATTGGAAGGTTTTCCTTGAAAAGCTCATGCAGGAAGGCTATCTGGAAGCCATTTTCTCCACATCCACGGTGGCGGCTGGAGTGAATTTTCCCGCCAGAACCGTTGTCATTACCCAGGATGATCGTTACAACGGTCACGAATTCGTGCCTCTTACCGCTACAGAACTCCTTCAGATGACCGGAAGGGCAGGACGTCGGGGAATGGACGAGGTGGGGTTCGTTCTCGTGGTACCGGGTCCTTATCAGGATGCGAGAAACATATACGAGTTGCTTAAAAGCCCACCCGATCCCATAGTCAGTCAGGTCAGGGTTAACTTTTCAATGGTTCTGAACTTACTTCTTTCTCACCGGCCTGAAGAAATTCGGGAGCTCTTTTCGCTAAGCCTTGCCACCTTTCAGAGTATGGCCGAAGAAAGGAAGCGCAAAAAGCAGATAACCGGTCGCCTGAAAAAAGAAATCGGGCGATGGCAGAAAGATATGGCCTGTGGAAGCTTTGATCGGCTTACGGAAATTAGAACCAGGTACATAAATTTAAGTCGCCGCATATCTGAGCTAAAAAGAACCTGGAAAAAGAGCTTTTTACCGGCCTCCGTAGAACACCTGCTTCTCAGGGGCAGGGTGGTTTACAACAGAAGAGGCGTGCCCTACGTTGTTTTCGAAAGACCTTTGCCGGGTTCCGATCGGATCAAGGCTGTCAGGCTGACCATTCCCCTGAAAACCAGGAAAGGCAGGGTGAAGATTTCGGAAATTAAAATATCGCGACTTGCATCCATAGGAGGGCATATACCCCATCTGCCCGAGCCTGCGGATCTTACTTCTTGGCGGAATGTTGTGGAAAGCTTTGAACGAAGCGGCAATTTCGGCGAGCATAAAATAAAACCTTTTCCCGGTGGGCCGGCCGAAGAAATGAAAGAGCTTCTTGCTCATCGCTCCGAGCTTCCCTGTGAGCGCTGTGAGCTCTATGGGCCTTGCATAAAAGAAACGAATCATCCTTTTACGGGGCTTATTTACCGTTACGAGAGGGTAATGGAAAATCTTACGAGCACCCAGGACAAGTTGTGGAATTCCTTCATGTACCACTATCGTTTTCTTCAACGAGAGGGGTATGTTGATGACGAAGGTCGGTTAACCGACGATGGGCTGTGGGCTTCAAAACTCCGCATCGATCAGCCTTTGCTTATTTCCGAATGCATCCGCAGGGGAGTATTCCCGGAAAATGACCCCGCCCTGCTTGCCGCACTCATTGCGCCCTTTGTTATGGACAGGGATCGTACTCAGGACATCGAGATGGCATCCCTCGTGTATCGGTACCCTGACCTTGCGGAACCCTATTTCAGGATGATCCAATCCCTGCAGGGGCTGAGAAACAGACTCCACGAATGGGGCTTTATGAACCCTCCTATTCCTTTCTGGACCGTACCTGCACTTTACTACTGGGCCCGGGGAAGCTCCTGGCAGCATGTTAAAGAAATTGCCCGTGTGGACGAAGGGGATCTCGTAATGCTTATAATCCGGACGGCAGACCATCTACATCAGATTGAATCACTCGTTGACACACACCCCGACCTTGCGCGTACGGCTCGTGAGGCGAGGACAAGGATTATGAGGGAACCGGTAATAGTGGTATGA
- a CDS encoding metallophosphoesterase family protein, with protein sequence MAKFAVISDIHANLEALEAVFRDIEKRGADRIVHLGDVIGYNADPCEVIDRVLELGIIGVVGNHDAAAVDLKLAEGFNMLAYHSILYTRDRLDGHHYGYLASLPFSLILEGFMLFFHGSPESSSTYIANMYQAKRAFNYIVKQLPSVKIVFFGHTHVPKIWVRDPRGKVRALGVGASESEQLFYLDPENIYLINPGSVGQPRQRDNRASYVIFDTENSSVRFCAVSYDIEKAQRKILQARLPEFLAVRLAEGI encoded by the coding sequence ATGGCCAAATTCGCCGTTATTTCAGACATACATGCAAACCTGGAGGCTCTGGAGGCCGTCTTCAGAGATATTGAAAAACGCGGGGCTGACAGGATCGTGCATTTGGGTGATGTTATAGGATACAATGCCGATCCCTGTGAGGTCATAGATCGTGTGCTTGAACTCGGTATTATCGGGGTTGTAGGGAACCATGATGCCGCGGCTGTTGATTTGAAGCTCGCCGAAGGCTTCAATATGCTTGCCTACCATTCCATCCTTTACACCAGGGACAGGCTTGACGGGCACCATTACGGATATCTCGCTTCACTGCCCTTTAGTCTGATACTGGAAGGTTTTATGCTTTTTTTCCATGGATCCCCTGAAAGCTCCTCAACTTATATTGCCAACATGTACCAGGCTAAAAGAGCCTTCAACTACATCGTGAAACAGCTACCCTCTGTAAAGATAGTATTCTTTGGACATACTCATGTTCCCAAGATATGGGTGCGGGATCCGAGAGGTAAGGTCAGGGCCTTAGGAGTTGGTGCTTCTGAATCGGAACAGCTTTTTTATCTGGACCCTGAAAACATATACCTGATTAATCCGGGTAGTGTTGGTCAGCCAAGACAGCGTGATAACAGAGCATCTTATGTTATTTTCGATACGGAAAATTCTTCGGTGAGATTTTGTGCTGTTTCGTACGATATAGAAAAGGCTCAGAGAAAAATTCTTCAGGCCCGGTTACCCGAATTCCTGGCGGTAAGGCTTGCAGAGGGAATTTGA
- a CDS encoding L-lactate MFS transporter — translation MTNGQAVAKEPAKAWQVTFAGTAINLCLGCLYAWSVWVKYLTDAEFMKAQGWTPLTAEQASNPASLCILIFALLMIPGGKIQDKYGPKVAASIGGLSIGIGLLIAGAMKSYAGIMLGFGLLGGIGMGIGYAAPTPAALKWFGPHKRGLIAGLVVSGYGLAAFYVAPLARWLITSYSVSASFYVLGILYLIVILAAAQVLAWPPAGYVPPAPPATAQTAAKAATQTRYDWTASEMLRTWQYYALVIMFCINTQAGLLLIGHAAKMIKGIMAAGYLLVSWGAIFNSIGRIGTGIISDKIGRTNALILNYILACLVMFFFPYLLSLKNIPLLFIAAAVGFWCYGGGLSLFPSFTADFYGAKNLGFNYGLVFLGWGFGAFMPKLAGRIYDKYKSYDYAFYIAGVLLIIGIVLALITKRPRYAKE, via the coding sequence ATGACTAACGGGCAAGCTGTAGCCAAAGAACCGGCAAAGGCGTGGCAGGTTACCTTTGCCGGAACGGCCATCAACCTTTGCCTCGGATGTCTTTATGCCTGGAGTGTGTGGGTTAAGTACCTGACGGACGCCGAATTTATGAAGGCTCAGGGCTGGACTCCTCTCACCGCAGAGCAGGCATCCAACCCGGCATCACTGTGTATTCTCATATTTGCCCTTCTGATGATTCCCGGTGGAAAAATCCAGGACAAGTACGGTCCTAAAGTGGCGGCTTCAATAGGAGGGCTTTCAATAGGAATCGGTCTCCTCATTGCCGGAGCAATGAAAAGTTATGCCGGTATCATGTTGGGTTTTGGACTTCTCGGCGGAATCGGTATGGGTATAGGTTATGCGGCACCCACTCCTGCGGCATTAAAATGGTTTGGACCTCACAAAAGAGGCCTTATAGCCGGACTTGTTGTGAGCGGTTACGGTCTTGCAGCCTTCTACGTGGCACCACTTGCAAGGTGGTTGATTACCAGCTACAGTGTTAGCGCGTCTTTTTACGTTCTTGGTATACTCTATCTGATTGTCATACTTGCGGCGGCGCAGGTTCTGGCATGGCCTCCCGCAGGATACGTACCGCCCGCTCCTCCCGCAACGGCCCAGACGGCGGCAAAAGCGGCAACACAGACACGTTACGATTGGACCGCCTCTGAGATGCTCAGGACCTGGCAGTATTATGCTCTGGTCATCATGTTTTGCATAAATACCCAGGCAGGTTTGCTTCTGATTGGCCACGCCGCAAAAATGATTAAGGGTATAATGGCTGCCGGTTACCTGCTTGTCTCCTGGGGAGCTATTTTTAACTCCATTGGTCGAATCGGAACCGGTATCATTTCCGACAAGATCGGGCGAACCAATGCTCTTATACTGAACTACATCCTTGCCTGCCTGGTCATGTTCTTCTTCCCTTATCTGCTGAGCCTGAAGAATATCCCACTGCTTTTCATCGCCGCGGCCGTAGGTTTCTGGTGCTACGGTGGTGGACTCTCCCTGTTTCCCTCTTTCACCGCCGACTTCTACGGCGCAAAGAACCTGGGTTTCAACTACGGTCTTGTGTTCCTCGGGTGGGGTTTTGGTGCTTTTATGCCCAAGCTGGCCGGCCGCATCTACGACAAGTATAAATCCTATGATTATGCCTTCTATATTGCCGGTGTTCTTCTGATTATAGGTATCGTACTGGCTCTCATAACGAAACGACCCAGATATGCCAAAGAATAA
- a CDS encoding GNAT family N-acetyltransferase, translating into MFGSKEITLRSGKKVVMRPMVPEDEKRLYEFFRKLPDELLMFVRHDVKNPAVIREWVENLNYDRVLPLLALDGDSVVADVTLHRIPHGWKRHIGQVRIVVAPTHQGEGLATAMLNEVVELSAELGLEKLWAEVPLDSVAAIRAFRNAGFGCKAVIEGLVKDVKGNNQDILIMVCDIERYFDRKWLKGSHG; encoded by the coding sequence ATGTTCGGTTCAAAAGAAATAACCCTTCGTTCCGGAAAAAAGGTTGTTATGAGACCCATGGTGCCGGAGGACGAAAAACGTCTTTACGAATTCTTCCGGAAACTTCCCGATGAACTTCTAATGTTCGTGCGCCATGATGTGAAAAATCCTGCTGTGATACGCGAATGGGTTGAAAATCTGAATTACGATCGGGTTTTGCCTCTTCTTGCACTGGACGGAGACAGCGTCGTGGCTGACGTGACCCTTCACAGGATACCCCATGGGTGGAAACGCCACATCGGACAGGTCCGTATTGTTGTGGCTCCCACTCATCAGGGTGAAGGCCTCGCCACGGCCATGCTGAATGAGGTTGTCGAGCTCTCGGCAGAACTGGGGCTTGAGAAACTCTGGGCCGAAGTCCCGCTAGATTCGGTTGCGGCCATAAGAGCATTCCGTAATGCCGGGTTCGGGTGCAAGGCCGTTATAGAAGGTCTGGTCAAGGATGTTAAGGGCAACAATCAGGATATTCTGATAATGGTCTGCGACATTGAGCGCTATTTTGATCGGAAGTGGTTAAAAGGCTCTCACGGGTAG
- a CDS encoding serine/threonine protein kinase, with amino-acid sequence MEKPKIESVLLLDLPENLQLIVMEAVASELGTEINILTSPSSTTADIIFAMWNNRHEGYLKTQNDQAALFVFLPPEEENLSTISEVINSREVADYAFADDTPERIKKRIKLFLNSIKKRSPSKAVKQLSTADRGLSLWRRFSDFALRMFRPRQPVVTPEMVSIIGGRWERVRRLGFGSFGEVWLVRRRGTVSEYFAVAKIPHESRINEKLLQEAEILRKLQDHPNAVGVIEVLEQGGKIVLIEEFVEGRTLQELMDEGMESAQKEQVFLQTVDLVAYAHEMAIMHRDIKPENIVVTSQGLVKVLDFGAAKDVSLRSVSSTVVGSRPFMAPEQILGQSRRASDVWALGVLLYALSTEYLPFYSEKEKELMDMILEAPPQRPRELVPEIPPELENIILRCLEKDPEKRYPHARALQKDLLEKIPEFGEGKVIP; translated from the coding sequence ATGGAAAAACCGAAAATCGAATCGGTACTTCTCCTGGATCTGCCGGAAAATCTTCAACTTATCGTAATGGAAGCCGTGGCCTCAGAGCTTGGTACAGAGATTAACATACTCACATCGCCGTCATCCACTACAGCCGATATTATTTTTGCAATGTGGAATAACCGTCACGAAGGGTACCTGAAAACACAGAACGATCAGGCCGCTCTTTTTGTCTTTTTACCGCCGGAAGAAGAAAACCTTTCGACCATCTCCGAAGTGATAAATTCCCGGGAAGTTGCCGATTATGCTTTTGCCGACGACACGCCGGAAAGGATAAAAAAACGCATAAAATTGTTTCTGAACTCCATCAAAAAGCGCTCTCCTTCTAAGGCCGTAAAACAGCTATCAACGGCCGACAGAGGTTTATCGCTCTGGAGGCGGTTTAGCGATTTTGCCCTCAGGATGTTTCGCCCCAGACAGCCTGTCGTAACTCCGGAGATGGTGTCTATCATAGGAGGAAGATGGGAAAGGGTTCGACGCCTGGGTTTCGGAAGCTTTGGAGAAGTATGGCTGGTACGAAGGCGCGGAACTGTTTCCGAATATTTTGCCGTGGCAAAAATCCCCCATGAAAGCCGCATCAACGAAAAACTATTGCAGGAGGCCGAAATTCTTCGAAAGCTACAGGATCATCCCAACGCCGTGGGTGTCATAGAAGTGCTGGAGCAGGGTGGGAAAATCGTCTTGATCGAAGAATTTGTCGAAGGACGCACACTTCAGGAGTTAATGGATGAAGGAATGGAAAGCGCTCAGAAGGAGCAGGTTTTTCTCCAGACTGTTGATCTCGTTGCATACGCTCATGAAATGGCGATAATGCACAGAGATATAAAACCCGAAAATATAGTGGTTACGTCCCAGGGATTGGTTAAAGTGCTTGATTTCGGGGCGGCAAAAGATGTGAGCCTCAGGAGCGTCAGCAGCACCGTTGTGGGATCAAGACCCTTCATGGCCCCTGAACAGATACTGGGTCAGAGCCGCAGGGCCAGTGATGTCTGGGCTCTTGGAGTTCTTCTCTATGCCCTGTCGACAGAATACCTTCCTTTTTACTCGGAAAAAGAAAAAGAGCTCATGGACATGATCCTTGAAGCCCCTCCTCAAAGACCGAGGGAACTAGTTCCGGAAATTCCCCCGGAACTCGAAAACATTATATTACGATGCCTGGAAAAGGACCCGGAAAAACGCTATCCTCATGCCAGAGCATTGCAAAAAGACTTGCTGGAAAAAATTCCTGAATTCGGAGAGGGAAAAGTCATCCCATGA
- a CDS encoding acyl-CoA thioesterase has product MKRISPISFKPSHMTTVRIPLFEIDLGNAMYHGAYFHIFEIARDDFFRALGLPYSSLIRRGYHLTIAQLSCRYFAGLHYDEIVQVYTGLLELGSRSLSIIQRIDRDGVVCTQAQFAMVCVDHTGKPARIPDDLRKTLYHWIIEEKTTKEELR; this is encoded by the coding sequence ATGAAGCGTATCTCACCGATCTCATTCAAGCCGTCTCACATGACGACCGTAAGAATACCTCTTTTCGAAATAGATCTCGGCAATGCGATGTACCACGGTGCCTATTTTCACATCTTCGAAATTGCCCGGGACGATTTTTTCAGGGCCCTCGGTTTACCCTATTCCTCTCTGATCAGGCGGGGATATCATCTCACCATTGCCCAGCTCAGCTGTAGATACTTCGCAGGTCTTCATTACGACGAAATCGTACAGGTTTACACGGGGTTACTGGAACTTGGGTCCAGGAGCCTTTCTATAATTCAGCGAATTGACCGGGACGGCGTGGTCTGCACGCAGGCTCAGTTCGCCATGGTTTGTGTCGACCACACCGGCAAACCTGCAAGAATCCCTGACGACCTGAGAAAGACCCTTTACCACTGGATAATAGAAGAAAAGACAACCAAAGAGGAATTAAGATGA